The Schizosaccharomyces pombe strain 972h- genome assembly, chromosome: I genome contains a region encoding:
- the rrp15 gene encoding rRNA processing protein Rrp15, which yields MAKSQRSQIKNEDISFVSQEDDSSKKFVKDDSENSEEELEDLNSEDEFYQSNSSEDEIEEEVQESTIADDIADILNQQVTQTDEQDTPVLSLSKKSKKALRKSNAEKKDSKLRTSRRRERLRKEMVGRVTSVVAVNAETAKALFTHERELRRIARRGVVQLFNAVRTAQLQSSLNRENISGGRTAREQKVKELSKASFLDLIKSQ from the coding sequence ATGGCGAAATCACAAAGAtctcaaataaaaaacgaaGATATATCATTTGTCTCTCAAGAAGATGATTCctctaaaaaatttgtaaaagatGATAGCGAAAACTCTGAGGAAGAGTTGGAAGACTTGAACAGCGAAGACGAATTTTATCAATCCAATAGTtctgaagatgaaattgaagaagaagttcAAGAAAGTACCATTGCTGATGACATTGCTGATATCTTAAATCAACAAGTTACTCAAACTGATGAACAAGACACGCCGGTTCTAAGTTTGtctaaaaaatctaaaaaagcTTTACGAAAAAGTAATGcggaaaaaaaagactcTAAACTACGTACTTCTAGAAGACGTGAAAGATTGAGAAAAGAGATGGTTGGTCGTGTTACGAGCGTTGTTGCAGTTAACGCTGAAACAGCAAAAGCTTTATTCACCCATGAACGTGAGCTTCGCCGTATTGCTCGCAGAGGTGTAGTTCAATTATTCAATGCTGTTCGTACTGCTCAACTTCAAAGCTCTTTAAATAGAGAAAACATCTCTGGTGGTCGTACTGCTCGTGAGCAAAAAGTCAAAGAGCTCTCAAAGGCGAGCTTCCTTGACCTCATAAAATCCCAGTAA
- the atg10 gene encoding autophagy C terminal domain family protein: MSFKSQLLILAQKLSKGGISCELIEFDECILKLEWHTELLDKNDSLLYEQEEDDILSLMNPMITMHAWIRDSPSFEVPQFFFQPYANGSDPLTKMEQIFELLEGSSQNLAYDALAIGDCPGTVGIAWYIHPCRTRDYFEMLQIDKEDPKYLSLWLLYIHQVLSPLTQPIIKAVDDAEKS; the protein is encoded by the coding sequence ATGAGCTTTAAGTCTCAATTACTTATCCTTGCTCAGAAGCTGTCGAAAGGTGGTATTTCTTGTGAGTTGATTGAGTTTGATGAGTGTATTTTGAAGTTAGAATGGCATACTGAGCTActtgataaaaatgattcCTTATTATACGAGCAGGAAGAAGATGATATTTTAAGCCTTATGAATCCAATGATCACTATGCACGCCTGGATTAGGGATTCTCCATCCTTCGAAGTCCCGCAGTTCTTCTTTCAACCTTATGCAAACGGATCAGATCCTCTTACCAAGATGGAACAGATTTTTGAGTTATTAGAAGGATCCAGTCAAAATTTAGCATATGACGCTCTTGCTATTGGGGACTGTCCAGGTACAGTAGGCATAGCATGGTATATCCATCCATGTCGTACGCGTGATTATTTCGAAATGCTTCAGATAGACAAAGAGGATCCCAAGTATCTCTCTCTTTGGTTGCTATATATTCATCAAGTCCTTTCTCCGCTAACTCAGCCTATAATAAAAGCAGTTGACGATGCCGAAAAATCCTAA
- the yos9 gene encoding putative misfolded glycoprotein sensor Yos9: MVLPFAFVGFFIFPICLASLLDWNDAYEYPKYSFEWSNVSILEGDIDSIKEKTEKTKLSSLFYAGKHEYFCVYPNASLIKQNSTTEPSYDLQELRIQGTEKINELANVFLIENRGYWTYDYVYGQHVRQYHLEPQQGSDKVLANPMYILGTAPNTQTKKNLEENWAIGFVEGKAYLQTTFRNGTMCDITKRPRHVILSYECSTNSDTPEITQYQEVSSCAYSMTIHVPGLCSLPAFKIQEDIPSEKIVCYNVIKEKSNEVDHKDSQHVVDEVAQTSPPEVKEVETQSS; this comes from the exons ATGGTGCTACCATTTGCTTTTGTGgggttttttatttttccaataTGTTTAGCTTCTTTGTTAGACTGGAATGAT GCATATGAATATCCTAAATATTCGTTTGAATGGAGTAATGTGTCAATATTAGAGGGCGACATTGACtcaattaaagaaaaaactgaaaaaactaaattatCGTCATTATTCTATGCTGGAAAGcatgaatatttttgtgTATATCCCAATGCGTCTcttataaaacaaaatagcACAACCGAACCAAGCTATGATTTACAAGAATTGCGGATACAAGGGActgaaaaaatcaatgagCTTGCTAATGTATTTTTAATCGAG AATCGTGGTTATTGGACTTATGACTATGTCTACGGTCAACACGTGCGTCAATATCATTTGGAGCCGCAGCAAGGTTCTGACAAAGTCCTTGCTAACCCTATGTATATACTTGGTACGGCACCTAACACTCAAactaaaaagaatttggaagaaaatTGGGCTATTGGATTTGTTGAAGGTAAAGCATATTTGCAAACAACTTTCCGAAATGGGACTATGTGCGACATTACTAAGAGACCAAGACACGTAATTCTAAGTTATGAATGCAGTACAAATTCGGATACTCCTGAAATTACTCAATATCAAGAAGTTTCAAGCTGTGCATATTCAATGACTATTCACGTTCCCGGTTTATGCTCATTACCtgctttcaaaattcaagaGGACATACCCTCTGAAAAAATTGTGTGCTATAAtgtaattaaagaaaaatcaaacgAAGTCGACCATAAGGATTCCCAGCACGTTGTTGATGAAGTTGCTCAAACATCTCCGCCTGAGGTGAAGGAGGTAGAGACGCAATCAAGTTAG
- the erd1 gene encoding EXS domain-containing protein: MALIEDLNHFINYFPLVLRLFFLVVFGLYSFTLILHLLVINRVDVFSLLHTPLPVNRSQQANAPLWQLSFSLSILGTLLFVIAESLYLISGSDELAYVPVFIFGVIVFMPVHKFWFFQRKVFTRQCLRILGGSYRPDYKFPDVIFSDLLTSYSRVIADLWLAGAILIYVTDSPNNSHRKQYENEVIMSMIAAYPYAIRFRQCLIERSSADNSSDKFWSTLNSIKYFTAFPAIFLGIFAKKRFSFLWFLWNTSSAINSTYSFWWDVSMDWSLPFFKQPLSIQNWKFGVRRLFPTFTFAVVSAIDFVLRMAWVVRVLPEHQSAFFTTDFGIFIMQFLEVFRRCVWVFFRIEAEASKSLAYVNISDRSDIPTIHPD; this comes from the coding sequence atggCGTTGATAGAGGATTTGAATCACTTTATCAATTATTTTCCTCTAGTATTGAGATTATTCTTCTTGGTCGTATTTGGTCTTTATTCTTTCACATTGATATTACATCTATTAGTGATAAATAGGGTCGACGTGTTCTCATTATTACATACTCCGTTGCCTGTCAATCGATCACAGCAAGCTAATGCTCCTCTATGGCAATTGTCATTCTCCCTATCTATATTAGGTACTCTACTTTTCGTAATAGCCGAATCCTTATATTTGATTTCTGGGTCTGATGAATTGGCATACGTCCccgtttttatttttggtgttattgtttttatgcCTGTACATAAGTTCTGGTTCTTCCAGAGAAAGGTGTTTACTCGACAGTGTCTAAGGATTTTGGGAGGAAGCTACAGACCTGATTACAAATTTCCCGATGTTATATTTTCTGATTTATTGACTTCTTACTCGAGGGTCATTGCTGATCTCTGGCTAGCTGGAGCAATCTTGATTTACGTAACTGACTCACCTAATAACTCTCATAGAAAACAATATGAAAATGAGGTTATTATGTCAATGATTGCAGCGTATCCATACGCTATCCGATTTCGTCAATGTTTGATTGAAAGAAGCTCTGCGGATAATTCATCAGATAAATTTTGGAGTACATTGAATTCTATCAAGTATTTCACTGCTTTTCCAGCGATATTCCTTGGGATTTTtgcaaagaaaagatttAGCTTTCTATGGTTTTTATGGAATACCTCTTCAGCTATAAATTCAACTTATTCATTTTGGTGGGATGTTTCAATGGATTGGAGTCTTCCCTTTTTTAAGCAACCGTTATCAATCCAAAACTGGAAATTTGGGGTTCGGCGTTTATTCCCAACATTCACATTTGCAGTTGTAAGTGCgattgattttgttttgcgaATGGCCTGGGTAGTTCGCGTTTTGCCTGAACATCAATCCGCGTTTTTTACCACCGACTTTGGGATCTTTATAATGCAATTTCTTGAAGTTTTCCGACGTTGTGTTTGGGTTTTTTTTCGGATAGAAGCCGAAGCTTCTAAATCATTGGCCTATGTTAACATAAGTGATCGTAGTGACATCCCGACAATACATCCAGATTAA
- the rna4 gene encoding Prp4 family U4/U5/U6 small nuclear ribonucleoprotein complex subunit, which produces MNENEGISLGELETRPFSEGITRFTKEQAAYYAEQKEKDRIKALKIPYEDSKVREYLRRYGEPITYFGEDALARRQRLQQLMIEKSLEGDNPLDVDQGASENIEKETYVQGSHELLVARKKIALYSLEKAKLRLKKEREISEIPVPEIVLSGKSSIEHLQKAELMGSQIGGERPIAIVRFSNNGNHFASGSWGGQVKVWNSDNLSEVQLFRGHTDRVSGLDWYPLCQAWDADSEQLTLATGAADNTVCLWKASQSTPLLRLEGHLARVGRVAFHPSGDYLVSASFDTTWRLWDVHTGVELLMQEGHSEGIFSIACQPDGSLVSSGGNDAIGRIWDLRSGKSIMVLDEHIRQIVAMAWSPNGYQLATSSADDTVKIWDLRKVSLAHTIPAHSSLVSDVRYIESGVNRFIATSGYDGCVKLWNPLNCSLIKSMVGHEEKVMSVDGYGDRFISSGYDRTIKLWYP; this is translated from the exons ATGAATGAAAACGAGGGCATTTCACTTGGTGAATTAG AAACAAGACCGTTTTCAGAAGGGATAACGCGGTTTACAAAAGAACAAGCAGCTTATTACGCGGAgcaaaaggaaaaggatCGCATTAAGGCTCTTAAAATTCCTTATGAAGATTCCAAAGTTCGTGAATATCTGCGTCGTTATGGTGAACCCATAACTTATTTTGGTGAAGATGCCTTAGCCCGACGCCAAAGGCTTCAGCAATTAATGATCGAAAAGTCCCTAGAAGGAGACAATCCATTAGATGTAGACCAAGGGGCTTCTGAAAATATTGAGAAGGAGACGTATGTTCAAGGAAGTCACGAACTATTAGTTGctcgtaaaaaaatagctcTTTACTCCTTGGAAAAGGCAAAGCtcagattaaaaaaagaacggGAAATTTCCGAGATTCCAGTACCTGAAATTGTACTTTCCGGAAAGTCTTCAATCGAACATTTACAAAAGGCTGAATTGATGGGCTCTCAGATAGGTGGTGAGCGACCAATAGCCATTGTTAGATTCAGTAATAATGGAAATCATTTTGCTAGCGGAAGCTGGGGTGGCCAGGTCAAGGTGTGGAATTCTGATAACCTCTCAGAGGTTCAATTGTTTCGCGGCCATACCGACCGAGTTTCTGGTTTGGATTGGTATCCTCTATGTCAGGCATGGGATGCAGATTCTGAGCAGCTGACTTTAGCGACTGGAGCCGCAGACAATACTGTTTGTTTGTGGAAAGCAAGTCAATCTACTCCACTGTTACGTTTGGAAGGACATTTGGCTCGTGTTGGTCGAGTTGCTTTTCATCCAAGTGGTGATTACTTAGTTTCTGCCTCATTCGACACTACATGGCGGTTATGGGATGTACATACAGGCGTTGAGTTGCTTATGCAAGAAGGTCATTCGGAAGggattttttcaatcgCCTGTCAGCCAGATGGGTCGTTAGTTAGCTCAGGTGGTAATGATGCTATCGGTCGGATTTGGGATCTTCGATCAGGCAAATCAATAATGGTATTAGATGAACATATTCGTCAAATTGTCGCGATGGCTTGGAGTCCAAACGGCTACCAACTTGCAACTTCTTCAGCCGATGATACTGTGAAAATATGGGACTTGCGGAAAGTGTCATTGGCACATACTATTCCCGCACATTCTTCTCTTGTTTCAGACGTTCGTTATATTGAATCAGGTGTTAACAGATTCATCGCTACGAGTGGTTATGATGGCTGCGTAAAGCTTTGGAACCCGTTGAACTGCTCATTGATTAAAAGTATGGTGGGACACGAAGAAAAGGTTATGAGTGTTGACGGTTACGGAGACAGATTTATCTCATCAGGATACGATCGTACAATCAAGTTATGGTACCCTTAA
- the pab1 gene encoding serine/threonine protein phosphatase PP2A regulatory subunit B-55 Pab1, with the protein MDDIEDSLDQWKFAQCFGDKGDVEDITEADIISAVEFDHTGDYLATGDKGGRVVLFERNHSKKGCEYKFFTEFQSHEPEFDYLKSLEIEEKINKIRWCKRTNRAHFLLSTNDKTIKLWKLYEKNLKVVAENNLSDSFHSPMQGPLTTPSQLRLPRLNHHDMIIAAYPRRVYANAHAYHINSISVNSDAETYISADDLRINLWNLSISDHSFNIVDIKPENMEELTEVITSAEFHPINCNHLMYSSSKGNIKLLDLRQSALCDNPCKLFEDQEDQDSKSFFSEIISSISDVKFSQNGRYILSRDYLTLKIWDVNMEKAPVKTIPLHDVLRSKLCDLYENDCIFDKFECTFSGDDKHVLSGSYSNNFGIYPTDSSLPGDRGQIVLQADKAAFRARKSAANNVPKLNAVKNNDWRSQPQAAMGSASVGLDPDNLDYNKKILHASWHPFEDSVAIAATNNLFVFSKL; encoded by the exons ATGGATGATATAGAAGACTCTTTGGATCAGTGGAAATTTGCCCA ATGCTTTGGTGACAAGGGTGATGTGGAAGACATCACTGAAG CCGATATCATTTCAGCAGTAGAATTCGACCACACAGGTGATTATCTAGCAACCGGCGATAAAGGTGGCAGAGTCGTTCTTTTTGAGCGAAATCATTCGAAAAAGGGTTGTGAGTATAAGTTTTTTACTGAATTTCAAAGTCATGAACCCGAGTTTGATTATCTCAAGTCCTTAGAAATCGAAGAAAAGATCAATAAAATTCGCTGGTGCAAGAGGACTAATCGAGCGCATTTTTTACTCTCAACGAATGATAAAACTATAAAATTGTGGAAACTATatgaaaagaatttgaaagtCGTTGCCGAAAATAATTTGTCGGACAGTTTCCACAGTCCTATGCAAGGACCTTTGACAACACCTTCGCAACTTCGACTCCCACGACTCAACCATCATGACATGATTATCGCTGCATATCCACGACGTGTTTACGCTAATGCACACGCATATCATATTAATTCGATTAGCGTTAACTCTGATGCAGAAACTTACATTTCCGCTGATGATTTACGTATCAACTTATGGAACTTGTCCATCTCCGATCATTCATTCAACATAGTTGACATTAAACCTGAAAATATGGAAGAACTTACGGAAGTTATTACTAGTGCCGAGTTTCACCCGATAAACTGCAATCATCTCATGTATAGTAGCAGCAAGGGAAATATCAAACTCTTAGATTTGCGTCAATCTGCGCTCTGCGATAATCCATGTAAGCTTTTCGAGGATCAAGAAGATCAAGATTCCAAGAGTTTCTTTTCTGAAATCATCTCTAGCATTTCAGACGTTAAGTTCTCACAAAATGGCCGCTATATTCTTTCAAGAGATTATTTAACTCTTAAGATATGGGATGTCAACATGGAAAAAGCTCCCGTTAAAACTATTCCATTGCATGATGTTTTGCGATCAAAGTTATGCGATCTCTATGAAAATGACtgtatttttgataaattcgAGTGTACCTTTTCTGGTGACGACAAACACGTTTTATCAGGAAGTTATAGCAACAACTTTGGGATTTACCCCACAGATAGTTCTTTGCCTGGCGATAGAGGACAGATAGTTTTGCAAGCCGACAAGGCTGCATTTAGAGCCAGAAAATCTGCTGCAAATAACGTTCCAAAGTTGAATGCTGtgaaaaataatgattGGCGGTCACAACCTCAAGCTGCGATGGGATCTGCTTCTGTTGGCCTTGATCCTGATAACCTGGATTACAATAAGAAGATATTACATGCCAGTTGGCATCCCTTTGAAGACTCAGTTGCCATCGCCGCTACTAATAAT ctttttgttttctctaAGCTCTAA
- the fol3 gene encoding folylpolyglutamate synthase, giving the protein MPIQLGLQRMLQLLKHLGNPQESFCAVQIAGTNGKGSICSYIYTSLLQAAIKTGRYTSPHFLEPRDTISINGQIASEEIFNTCWKQVIEVDRRFRTKATEFELLTATAFQCFHHSGVRVAVIETGMGGRLDATNVFEEPVLSIISRICLDHQAFLGNTLEAIAKEKAGIFKKNVPCVVDGLNEVNVLNQLKLSAEETRAHPFYLAKGKSGENKNEWIINTPNWGTNTFSTPLKGDYQGQNLACAVTALDILSSSFSIMLPHVQNGVKNTSWPGRLDIRSVPSLGDILFDGAHNKEAAIELAKFVNSQRREHNKSVSWVVAFTNTKDVTGIMKILLRKGDTVIATNFSSVSGMPWIKSMEPEVIKNSISSESSVECYTADNLTISEILRLAKEKNSSVIVCGSLYLLGDMYRYLKLDV; this is encoded by the coding sequence ATGCCTATTCAGCTAGGTCTTCAGCGTATGCTACAGCTCTTGAAGCACCTTGGCAATCCACAGGAATCGTTTTGTGCTGTACAAATTGCTGGGACTAATGGTAAAGGTAGCATTTGTAGCTATATATACACGAGTCTTTTGCAAGCTGCTATTAAAACAGGACGCTATACAAGTCCTCATTTCTTAGAGCCAAGAGATACCATAAGCATAAATGGTCAGATTGCTAGTGAAGAGATATTTAATACTTGTTGGAAGCAGGTGATTGAAGTGGATAGAAGATTTCGTACAAAAGCGACGGAATTTGAATTGTTAACTGCTACTGCGTTCCaatgttttcatcattcAGGTGTTCGTGTGGCTGTAATTGAAACAGGAATGGGTGGTCGTTTGGATGCTACTAATGTATTTGAAGAACCAgttctttcaataatttcaCGTATTTGCTTGGACCATCAAGCATTTTTAGGAAATACCTTAGAGGCTATTGCTAAAGAAAAGGCTGGgatctttaaaaagaatgttCCGTGCGTGGTTGATGGGTTAAATGAAGTTAACGTCctaaatcaattaaaattaagtGCAGAGGAAACGAGGGCACATCCGTTTTATTTGgcaaaaggaaaatcaggtgaaaacaaaaatgagTGGATCATCAATACTCCAAATTGGGGAACCAATACTTTTAGTACTCCATTGAAGGGGGATTATCAAGGACAAAATTTGGCTTGTGCAGTAACTGCTCTCGATATCCTTTCTTCgtcattttcaattatgcTTCCCCATGTACAAAATGgtgtaaaaaatacatcTTGGCCTGGAAGGCTTGACATTCGTTCGGTTCCTTCTTTGGgtgatattttatttgacGGAGCACACAATAAAGAAGCTGCGATTGAGCTTGcgaaatttgtaaattcgCAAAGACGTGAGCACAATAAATCAGTATCATGGGTAGTAGCTTTCACTAACACAAAAGACGTTACTGGGATTATGAAAATCCTTCTTCGTAAAGGAGATACCGTTATAGCgacaaatttttcttcagtaAGTGGGATGCCCTGGATTAAATCAATGGAACCTGAAGTTATAAAAAACAGTATATCTTCGGAATCTTCTGTGGAATGCTATACTGCAGATAATCTAACAATAAGCGAAATTTTAAGACTGGCAAAAGAGAAGAATTCCAGCGTAATTGTATGCGGTAGTCTTTATCTTCTAGGAGACATGTATCGTTATTTAAAACTGGACGTATAG
- the yip5 gene encoding Rab GTPase-binding protein has protein sequence MAHEIEIDSEADLGRTTFEAEDLYKQRTPITKPPAPRLQSRRASMQETPWTIKDSFNVETKDVVQRCIHTLIPTVNFFDVVDDRPDLYGPFWITTTVIQALFFSNSITEYARYATGHGTSGYSIKKLISAASIIYGYTTIIAVLLWGILVWNKCNPKLLDCLCLYGYANIVWLPVSLATPPFGLLSTLASHIVKYVLTGIGLLISIVFLTRNLYPICQQAGSNLCKLLLFGIIVFHCLLALSLQLIFFS, from the coding sequence ATGGCACATGAGATTGAAATTGACTCGGAAGCTGACCTAGGTCGTACAACATTTGAGGCTGAAGACCTTTATAAGCAGAGAACTCCCATTACAAAGCCTCCGGCCCCTAGATTACAATCTCGTCGCGCATCCATGCAAGAGACGCCATGGACCATCAAAGATTCATTTAACGTGGAAACTAAAGATGTGGTTCAACGATGTATACATACTCTTATTCCCACtgtaaatttctttgatgTTGTAGATGATCGTCCCGATTTATACGGTCCTTTTTGGATAACCACTACGGTTATACAGGCTCTATTCTTTTCCAACTCAATTACCGAATACGCTCGTTATGCCACAGGGCATGGTACAAGTGGCTATTctataaaaaagttgatcTCTGCAGCATCAATTATTTATGGTTACACTACCATTATCGCCGTTTTGTTATGGGGTATCCTAGTGTGGAACAAATGCAACCCTAAGTTACTCGACTGTCTGTGTTTATATGGATATGCTAACATTGTTTGGCTTCCCGTTTCTTTAGCAACTCCTCCGTTTGGATTGCTATCTACTTTGGCCTCCCATATTGTCAAATATGTACTTACAGGGATTGGTTTGTTAATTTCCATTGTGTTTTTAACTAGAAATTTATATCCTATCTGTCAGCAAGCCGGATCAAATTTGTGCAAACTTTTATTGTTCGGAATTATCGTCTTTCACTGTTTGCTCGCTTTGTCTCTTCAACTCATATTCTTCAGTTAA
- the yth1 gene encoding cleavage and polyadenylation specificity factor complex subunit Yth1, with protein MTDYIKDKAIAADFSSVQFRFDNYLKQNFNFGRSALLNSGNGRDSGSKMGSVVCKHWLRGLCKKGEQCDFLHEYNLKKMPPCHFYAERGWCSNGEECLYLHLDPSKQVGVCAWYNMGFCPLGPICRGKHVRKPRPCPKYLAGFCPLGPNCPDAHPKHSEPPHPPQKRKDW; from the exons ATGACTGATTATATCAAAGATAAAGCTATAGCAGCtgatttttcttcagtTCAATTTCGTTTTGATAACtatttaaagcaaaattttaatttcggAAGGTCTGCCTTGCTAAACTCTGGAAATGGACGCGATTCTGGATCGAAAATGGGTAGCGTGGTTTGCAAGCATTG GCTTCGTGGACTTTGTAAAAAAGGTGAACAGTGTGATTTTTTACACGAgtacaatttaaaaaagatgcCTCCATGTCACTTTTATGCAGAGCGCGGCTGGTGTTCTAATGGCGAAGAGTGTTTATATCTCCATTTGGATCCCAGTAAACAAGTTGGTGTCTGTGCCTGGTATAATATGGGATTTTGTCCTTTAGGACCTATATGTCGAGGCAAACATGTACGAAAACCAAGGCCTTGCCCAAAATATTTAGCTGGGTTTTGTCCGCTAGGCCCTAATTGCCCAGATGCTCA TCCTAAACACTCTGAACCTCCGCATCCTCCTCAAAAGCGGAAAGACTGGTAA
- the pfd2 gene encoding prefoldin subunit 2 — translation MAEQPSRQQILQTQYNSYKSRLQQIAQKIVDLETDADEHKLVMDTLNSMDNNRRCFRMIHGVLVERTVGTVVPILKTTQEGIQTAMNGLLDQYKQLEAEFQKFQKDNKIQVVRQ, via the exons ATGGCTGAACAACCTTCTCGGCAGCAGA TTCTACAGACGCAGTACAATTCATATAAGTCTCGGTTACAACAAATTGCGCAGAAGATTGTCGATTTGGAAACCGATGCTGACGAACATAA ACTTGTTATGGACACATTAAACTCCATGGATAATAATCGACGTTGTTTTCGAATGATCCATGGAGTGCTAGTGGAGAGAACGGTGGGAACTGTTGTGCCTATCCTTAAAACTACTCAAGAAGGG ATTCAAACAGCCATGAATGGTTTGCTCGACCAGTATAAGCAGCTCGAAGCAGAATtccaaaagtttcaaaaagacAATAAAATTCAAGTCGTTAGACAATAA
- the pfd4 gene encoding prefoldin subunit 4, with product MEQVPVLAEDQRNLNEFSVLHSRKAIQELDIKNLKTQIEDIVDAKNECELLDEDDGDDIPALKVGDAFFQVSLPVLLDQLEQSEESLEKQVDVLRSSMEKDETRIQELKSMLYSKFHDQINLD from the coding sequence ATGGAACAAGTTCCTGTTCTAGCAGAAGATCAAAGgaatttaaatgaattttcaGTGTTGCATTCTCGAAAGGCCATTCAAGAACTTGATAttaagaatttaaaaacgCAAATAGAGGATATTGTTGACGctaaaaatgaatgtgAATTACTAGACGAGGATGATGGAGACGATATTCCAGCTTTAAAGGTTGGCGATGCCTTTTTCCAAGTTTCCCTTCCTGTACTCCTTGACCAGCTTGAGCAGTCAGAAGAAAGTTTGGAAAAGCAAGTCGACGTATTAAGATCTTCCATGGAAAAAGACGAAACCCGCATTCAAGAGTTGAAATCAATGCTGTACTCTAAATTTCACGATCAAATTAACCTAGACTaa
- the yea6 gene encoding NAD+ transporter, with translation MVDDSLKDAIAGGAAGLASSLVVAPLDVVKTRKQAQKAFYSTGGGKNTMVLGGTLSSMRTIFHNEGIAGLYRGVGPMMLGYLPSWSIYFVVYEKCKVLFGVNKKYTSLHEIDSSKVGIKASLDSSDKQFYRYWGGQIFSAVIAGAASVTLTNPIWVVKTRLVTQSHPRASSFVDKIAAATTVQFRNLQTDAPSVKWRMPRFWLKRRTNVKSSPSQHPVNPPTGPACSPAYNNTFDAFRKIYKYEGLAAFYRGLFPSLFGTLHVGIQFPLYEYFKSFLDDFFGKKSNFHIVLAATLSKIAASTVTYPHEVLRTRLQSLDAPTHNSATLLIRDIWRSEGWRKYYSGMATNFIRTIPASSVTFLSFEIVRKWLN, from the coding sequence ATGGTTGATGATTCTCTAAAGGATGCTATAGCAGGAGGAGCTGCTGGATTGGCCTCTTCTCTTGTAGTGGCACCTTTAGATGTAGTAAAAACAAGAAAGCAGGCACAAAAGGCTTTTTATTCAACTGGTGGTGGAAAAAATACAATGGTTTTGGGTGGGACCCTCAGTTCGATGCGAACAATTTTTCACAATGAAGGCATCGCCGGTCTTTATAGAGGTGTTGGACCCATGATGTTAGGTTATCTTCCTAGTTGGtccatttattttgtagTCTATGAAAAATGCAAAGTGCTATTTGgggtaaataaaaaatacactTCTCTCCACGAAATTGATTCGTCCAAGGTTGGCATCAAGGCTTCCTTAGATAGTTCTgacaaacaattttatcGTTACTGGGGTGGTCAAATCTTTTCTGCGGTTATCGCCGGTGCTGCAAGTGTCACTCTTACTAACCCCATTTGGGTTGTAAAAACAAGGTTAGTCACTCAATCACATCCTAGggcttcttcttttgtagATAAAATTGCTGCGGCTACAACCGTCCAGTTTCGTAATCTTCAAACGGACGCACCATCCGTCAAATGGAGAATGCCTCGCTTTTGGCTCAAGCGTAGGACGAATGTCAAATCTTCTCCATCACAGCATCCAGTGAATCCTCCCACAGGCCCTGCATGTTCACCTGCATACAACAACACATTTGACGCATTtcgaaaaatttataaatacgAAGGCCTTGCAGCATTTTACCGAGGTCTTTTCCCCTCTTTATTTGGTACATTGCATGTTGGCATCCAATTTCCACTGTacgaatattttaaatcatttttggatgatttttttggtaaaaaaagcaactttCATATAGTGTTAGCAGCTACTTTGTCTAAAATCGCAGCTTCTACCGTCACTTATCCTCATGAAGTTTTGAGAACTCGGTTGCAGAGTTTGGATGCACCTACACACAACTCGGCTACCTTACTTATTCGAGACATATGGCGTTCAGAGGGTTGGAGAAAATATTACTCTGGCATGgcaacaaattttatacGCACCATACCTGCCAGTTCGGTTACCTTCCTCAGTTTCGAAATTGTTCGCAAATGGCTGAACTAA